From the Deinococcus yavapaiensis KR-236 genome, one window contains:
- a CDS encoding ABC transporter permease: MNFIVALGALVGLFAVFAPWLSFRANRLVPGEGVAFWAFASPLKWIVLGSWLLALCFAWTPKRTRAWPTVLLAALAALAATLLIGVEAARLMSESTPFARVSPSAGTWLSLLAVYVVSFGAARDVRFGGVPTLLAVIAPPLLGAWRDLGPMLELRNVADTFGQQLVQHAALSVVAVLLATLVGLPLGVAAARNRRLEGAVLATTGFFQTVPSLALFGVLLPILAVLGRGVNVGTYLLVTLGAALVGFALTRMKRARVLGAFLASLGSLGAAFLLGIGALNAVAGQGVTLALGAPLADAGLRGIGSAPALVALTLYALLPIVTNTFVGLRSVPEGVRDAARGMGMTPRQVLMRAEVPLAWPFILDGLRGSLVLTFGLTTIAALIGAGGLGFFILRGVESGTSDLVLLGAVPIVVLALALDAALKFIARLATPKGLRT; encoded by the coding sequence GTGAACTTCATCGTCGCGCTCGGAGCGCTCGTCGGGCTTTTCGCGGTCTTCGCGCCTTGGCTGTCGTTTCGAGCGAACCGGCTCGTTCCGGGCGAAGGCGTGGCGTTCTGGGCGTTCGCGTCGCCCTTGAAGTGGATCGTGTTGGGAAGTTGGCTGCTCGCGCTGTGCTTCGCGTGGACGCCGAAGCGGACGAGGGCGTGGCCCACCGTGCTTCTGGCGGCGCTCGCGGCCCTCGCGGCGACCTTGCTGATCGGTGTCGAAGCCGCCCGGCTGATGAGCGAGTCGACTCCGTTCGCTCGGGTCTCGCCGTCGGCCGGAACGTGGCTGTCGCTGCTCGCCGTGTACGTGGTGAGCTTCGGCGCGGCGCGTGACGTCCGCTTCGGCGGCGTGCCGACATTGCTGGCGGTGATCGCGCCTCCCCTGCTCGGCGCGTGGCGCGACCTGGGGCCTATGCTGGAGCTTCGCAACGTCGCCGACACCTTCGGCCAGCAACTCGTGCAGCACGCGGCGCTCAGCGTCGTCGCGGTCCTGCTCGCCACGCTCGTCGGACTGCCGCTCGGAGTGGCCGCCGCCCGAAACCGCCGCTTGGAAGGCGCCGTTCTCGCCACGACGGGTTTTTTCCAAACGGTGCCGAGCCTCGCGCTGTTCGGAGTGCTGCTGCCGATTCTCGCGGTGCTGGGACGCGGCGTGAACGTCGGGACGTATCTTCTCGTGACGCTCGGCGCGGCGCTCGTCGGCTTCGCGCTCACGCGGATGAAAAGGGCGCGGGTTCTCGGCGCCTTCCTCGCCTCGCTCGGAAGCCTCGGCGCGGCCTTCTTGCTCGGAATCGGGGCGCTCAATGCCGTCGCGGGCCAAGGAGTGACGCTCGCGCTCGGCGCTCCGCTCGCAGACGCGGGACTGCGCGGCATCGGCTCGGCGCCCGCGCTCGTCGCCCTCACGCTGTACGCGCTGCTGCCGATCGTCACGAACACCTTCGTGGGCTTGCGTTCCGTTCCCGAGGGTGTGCGGGACGCCGCGCGAGGAATGGGCATGACGCCTCGCCAAGTTTTGATGCGCGCCGAGGTGCCGCTCGCCTGGCCGTTCATTCTCGACGGGTTGCGCGGCAGCCTCGTCTTGACGTTCGGCCTCACGACGATCGCGGCCTTGATTGGAGCGGGCGGACTGGGCTTCTTCATCTTGCGCGGCGTGGAAAGCGGCACGTCCGACCTCGTGCTGCTCGGCGCCGTGCCGATCGTCGTCCTCGCCCTCGCCCTCGACGCGGCCTTGAAGTTCATCGCGCGCCTCGCCACGCCCAAAGGCCTGAGGACGTAG
- a CDS encoding ABC transporter substrate-binding protein, with amino-acid sequence MKHALLTVLLLGSLASAQGSKGPITIGSKIDTEGALLCQITKQLLEANDFKVNDRCSTGPTAVVRRALLQGEIDMYPEYTGTALFLLGEQGQKIDPNVSRSAARAYSTAKQLDLKVNRVVWLGRAPANNTWAIAVTKSVADKNKLRTMADLAKYVNGGGVIKLAASQEFVDRDDALKAFEKTYGFALKPEQLVIVPGGNTTQTQQAAAQGTSGVNAAMAYGTDGSIAALGLVSLSDPKGAVAVYEPAITMRQQVAQRFPEIARIVNPVFARLTAPTLQTLNGRIAVGGESPANVARDFLKRGGFVK; translated from the coding sequence ATGAAACATGCCCTTCTGACCGTCCTGCTTCTCGGCTCGCTCGCCTCCGCGCAAGGCTCCAAAGGCCCTATCACCATCGGCTCCAAAATCGACACCGAGGGCGCCTTGCTGTGCCAAATCACGAAGCAACTTCTCGAAGCGAACGACTTCAAGGTGAACGACCGCTGCTCCACGGGTCCCACGGCGGTCGTGCGTCGCGCCCTGCTGCAAGGCGAGATCGACATGTACCCCGAGTACACGGGCACCGCGCTCTTTTTGCTCGGAGAGCAAGGCCAAAAGATCGATCCGAACGTGTCGAGAAGCGCCGCGCGCGCGTACAGCACCGCCAAACAACTCGACTTGAAGGTCAACCGCGTCGTGTGGCTCGGACGCGCTCCCGCCAACAACACCTGGGCGATCGCCGTCACGAAGTCCGTCGCCGACAAGAACAAGTTGCGCACGATGGCCGACCTCGCGAAGTACGTCAACGGTGGCGGCGTGATCAAGCTCGCCGCCTCGCAGGAATTCGTGGACCGTGACGACGCCCTCAAAGCCTTCGAGAAGACGTACGGCTTCGCCCTCAAGCCCGAGCAACTCGTGATCGTGCCGGGCGGCAACACCACGCAGACGCAGCAGGCGGCCGCTCAAGGCACGAGCGGCGTGAACGCGGCGATGGCGTACGGTACGGACGGCTCGATCGCCGCGCTCGGCCTCGTGTCTCTCTCCGATCCCAAGGGCGCGGTCGCCGTCTACGAGCCTGCCATCACGATGCGGCAGCAAGTCGCGCAGCGCTTCCCCGAAATCGCGCGAATCGTCAATCCCGTCTTCGCGCGCCTCACCGCGCCGACGCTGCAAACGCTCAACGGACGCATCGCCGTCGGTGGGGAGAGCCCCGCGAACGTCGCGCGCGACTTTCTGAAGCGGGGCGGCTTCGTGAAGTGA
- a CDS encoding cytochrome c biogenesis protein CcdC, with the protein MHVPAWIGYVPLLMVLFAMWRRSRNIHKPLRGNGTTLLIPAFGIMTGIPFVMLHPDGHIGIDAPLWQPMVAVLVGLVFAVPLVYHTNYERRADGQIYQRSAQMLLLTFGVLVGLRVVMRLLLSDMDVLTETALFFLMVVTYIVTWRIASFLKYRRVLNETGGSSALA; encoded by the coding sequence ATGCACGTGCCTGCCTGGATCGGCTACGTTCCCCTCCTGATGGTTTTGTTCGCCATGTGGCGGCGCTCCAGAAACATCCACAAGCCTCTCAGGGGCAACGGAACGACTTTGCTGATTCCCGCCTTCGGCATCATGACGGGCATTCCCTTCGTGATGCTGCACCCCGACGGTCACATCGGCATTGACGCGCCTCTTTGGCAACCGATGGTCGCGGTGCTCGTCGGCCTCGTATTCGCCGTCCCGCTCGTCTACCACACGAACTACGAGCGCCGCGCCGACGGGCAGATCTATCAGCGTTCCGCTCAGATGCTGCTGCTCACCTTCGGTGTCCTCGTCGGGCTTCGCGTCGTCATGCGCCTGTTGCTGAGCGACATGGACGTCCTCACGGAAACCGCCTTGTTCTTTTTGATGGTCGTCACGTACATCGTCACGTGGCGAATCGCGAGCTTCTTGAAGTACCGGCGCGTCTTGAACGAGACGGGCGGTTCCTCCGCCCTCGCTTGA
- the carB gene encoding carbamoyl-phosphate synthase large subunit, producing MPKRTDLQTILILGSGPIQIGQAAEFDYSGTQALKALKKEGYRVVLVNSNPATIMTDPDLADATYLEPLTPAFVRKVIEKERPDALLPTLGGQTALNLAMDLHEDGTLQEFGVELIGAGVEAIKKGEDRELFQAAMKKIGVETAKGKMVHSMEEAREFQKELGLPVVIRPSFTLGGTGGGIAFSYEEFETITAQGLHDSPVHSVLLEESILGWKEYELEVMRDTGDTVVIITSIENFDPMGVHTGDSITVAPAQTLSDVEYQRLRDYSMAIIREIGVETGGSNIQFAVNPDDGRVIVIEMNPRVSRSSALASKATGFPIAKIAALLAVGYRLEELPNDITRVTPAAFEPTIDYVVTKIPRFAFEKFPGTHDALGTQMRSVGEVMAIGRTFKESLQKALRSIETDVRGAFKEMSDEELRRLLYPNPKRLEAVLELLRRGEELAALFDATKIDTWFLSQLKEITDAEQEIAELGPIEAWKYEIWREVKRLGFSDARVGELTGKTELDVRQLRKAAKATPVYKTVDTCAAEFEAYTPYHYSTYEWEDEVRATDKPKVVILGSGPNRIGQGVEFDYATVHAVWALQEAGYETIMVNSNPETVSTDYDTADRLYFEPLTFEDVMNIVEHEKPVGVIVQLGGQTPLKLARRLEEAGAPIIGTSPSAIHEAEDRASFNALCERLGIPQPNGKVARDADEALRLAGELGFPLMARPSYVLGGRAMRTVRSMNELRSYLREVYAAVEGQPSILLDQFLEGALELDVDTLCDGTTAVVAGIMEHVEAAGVHSGDSACILPPVHLSEELLQTVKETTRKLALELGVKGLMNVQYAIKDGVAYILEANPRASRTVPFVSKAVAHPLAKYAARIAVGQTLQDIGLTDTPVPNMYSVKEVHLPFLKFKNVSPILGPEMKSTGESMGIDRDPYLAFYRAELGVKTMLPLEGTALVLGEGLDDVKATLADAGFQVESSGTELPSLLIDTTASPLLRRALENGTPFVTTKEAATWTVKAIAAAKHANLGVTSLQEWQS from the coding sequence ATGCCGAAGCGCACTGACCTCCAGACCATCTTGATTCTCGGCAGCGGACCTATTCAGATCGGTCAGGCTGCCGAGTTCGACTACAGCGGCACGCAGGCCCTCAAGGCCCTCAAAAAGGAAGGCTACCGCGTCGTCCTCGTGAACTCGAATCCGGCGACGATCATGACCGACCCCGACCTCGCCGACGCGACGTACCTGGAGCCGCTCACCCCGGCGTTCGTGCGCAAAGTCATCGAGAAGGAGCGTCCCGACGCCCTGCTGCCGACCCTCGGCGGACAAACCGCCCTCAACCTCGCCATGGACCTCCACGAAGACGGCACCTTGCAGGAATTCGGCGTGGAACTCATCGGCGCGGGCGTGGAGGCCATCAAGAAGGGCGAGGACCGCGAGCTCTTCCAAGCGGCGATGAAGAAGATCGGCGTGGAAACCGCCAAGGGCAAGATGGTCCACTCCATGGAAGAAGCGCGCGAGTTTCAAAAGGAACTCGGCCTTCCGGTCGTGATTCGACCGTCGTTCACCCTCGGCGGCACCGGAGGCGGCATCGCCTTTTCGTACGAGGAATTCGAGACGATCACCGCGCAAGGCCTGCACGACTCGCCCGTGCACTCCGTCCTGCTCGAAGAAAGCATCCTCGGCTGGAAGGAGTACGAGTTGGAAGTGATGCGCGACACGGGCGACACCGTCGTCATCATCACGTCCATCGAGAACTTCGACCCGATGGGCGTCCACACCGGCGACTCGATCACCGTGGCGCCCGCGCAGACTCTCAGCGACGTCGAGTACCAGCGCCTGCGCGACTACTCCATGGCGATCATTCGTGAAATCGGCGTCGAAACGGGCGGAAGCAACATCCAATTCGCCGTGAATCCCGACGACGGCCGCGTCATCGTCATCGAGATGAATCCGCGCGTGTCTCGCTCGTCGGCCCTCGCGAGCAAGGCGACGGGCTTCCCGATCGCCAAGATCGCCGCCCTGCTCGCCGTCGGATACCGCCTCGAAGAGTTGCCCAACGACATCACGCGCGTCACGCCCGCCGCTTTCGAGCCGACGATCGACTACGTCGTCACGAAAATTCCGCGTTTCGCCTTCGAGAAGTTTCCCGGCACGCACGACGCCCTCGGCACGCAGATGAGAAGCGTCGGTGAAGTCATGGCGATCGGGCGGACGTTCAAGGAAAGCCTGCAAAAGGCCCTTCGCAGCATCGAGACGGACGTGCGCGGCGCGTTCAAGGAGATGAGCGACGAGGAACTGAGGCGTCTGCTCTACCCCAATCCGAAGCGCTTGGAAGCCGTGCTGGAACTCTTGCGGCGTGGCGAGGAGCTCGCCGCCCTGTTCGACGCGACGAAAATCGACACGTGGTTCTTGTCGCAGCTCAAGGAGATCACCGACGCCGAGCAGGAGATCGCCGAACTCGGCCCGATCGAAGCTTGGAAGTACGAGATCTGGCGTGAAGTGAAGCGCCTGGGCTTCAGCGACGCGCGCGTCGGCGAGCTTACGGGCAAGACCGAGCTTGACGTGCGCCAACTTCGCAAGGCGGCCAAAGCGACGCCCGTGTACAAGACCGTCGACACGTGCGCCGCCGAGTTCGAGGCGTACACTCCCTACCACTACTCCACGTACGAGTGGGAAGACGAGGTGCGCGCCACCGACAAGCCGAAAGTCGTCATCCTCGGCTCGGGACCCAACCGCATCGGGCAGGGCGTGGAATTCGACTACGCGACCGTTCACGCCGTGTGGGCGCTGCAAGAAGCGGGCTACGAGACGATCATGGTGAACTCCAATCCCGAGACGGTCTCCACGGACTACGACACCGCCGACCGCCTGTACTTCGAGCCCCTGACCTTCGAGGACGTCATGAACATCGTCGAGCACGAAAAGCCCGTCGGCGTGATCGTGCAGCTCGGCGGTCAGACGCCCCTCAAGCTCGCGCGGCGACTCGAAGAGGCGGGCGCGCCGATTATCGGAACGAGTCCGAGCGCCATCCACGAAGCCGAGGACCGCGCCTCGTTCAACGCTTTGTGCGAGCGACTCGGCATTCCCCAGCCGAACGGCAAGGTCGCGCGCGACGCCGACGAAGCGCTGAGGCTCGCGGGCGAGCTCGGCTTTCCCCTCATGGCGAGGCCGAGTTACGTCCTCGGCGGTCGCGCGATGCGCACGGTGCGCAGCATGAACGAGTTGCGCTCGTATCTGCGCGAAGTGTACGCCGCCGTCGAAGGGCAGCCGAGCATCCTCCTCGACCAGTTCCTCGAAGGAGCGCTCGAACTCGACGTCGACACTCTGTGCGACGGCACGACGGCGGTCGTCGCGGGCATCATGGAGCACGTCGAAGCGGCGGGCGTCCACTCGGGCGACTCCGCGTGCATCCTGCCGCCCGTCCACCTTTCCGAGGAGTTGCTGCAAACGGTGAAGGAGACGACGCGAAAGCTCGCGCTCGAACTCGGCGTGAAGGGCCTCATGAACGTCCAGTACGCGATCAAGGACGGCGTCGCGTACATCCTGGAGGCCAATCCGCGCGCCTCGCGCACCGTGCCGTTCGTATCGAAGGCCGTCGCGCACCCGCTCGCGAAGTACGCGGCGCGCATCGCCGTCGGCCAGACCCTTCAGGACATCGGCCTCACCGACACGCCCGTGCCGAACATGTACAGCGTGAAGGAAGTGCACTTGCCCTTCTTGAAGTTCAAGAACGTCTCGCCGATCCTCGGGCCGGAAATGAAGTCCACCGGGGAAAGCATGGGCATCGACCGCGATCCGTACCTCGCGTTCTACCGCGCCGAGCTCGGCGTGAAGACGATGTTGCCCCTCGAAGGCACGGCGCTCGTCCTCGGCGAGGGACTCGACGACGTGAAGGCGACTTTGGCGGACGCGGGCTTCCAAGTCGAGTCGAGCGGCACCGAGCTTCCGAGCCTGCTTATCGACACGACCGCTTCCCCCTTGCTGCGCCGCGCCCTCGAAAACGGCACCCCGTTCGTCACCACGAAGGAAGCGGCCACGTGGACCGTGAAGGCGATCGCCGCCGCGAAGCACGCGAACCTGGGCGTCACGAGCTTGCAAGAGTGGCAGTCTTGA
- a CDS encoding NADPH:quinone oxidoreductase family protein produces MNAVVCESFGPIDALALRALPDPTPGPDEVVIDVKAAGVNYPDALMVQGQYQVKPSLPFVPGAEAAGVVSAVGENVRHVRVGQRVAAFTGAGTFAEKLLAPAANVLPIPDTLTFEVAASLSLAYGTSMHALCDRAKLQSGETMLVLGAAGGVGLAAVMIGKAMGARVIAAASTPEKLAVAEAHGADDVLDYSKEDLRARLKDLTNGLGPDVIYDPVGAAYAEPAFRSIAWGGRYLVVGFAGGDIPKLPLNLPLLKGASLVGVFWGEFARRDPGGNARNITRLASWIAEGKVRPVISERYPLDKTPEALRALLERRVVGKVVVTP; encoded by the coding sequence ATGAACGCCGTTGTGTGCGAATCGTTCGGCCCGATCGACGCGCTCGCCCTGCGCGCCCTTCCCGACCCCACGCCCGGTCCCGACGAGGTCGTGATCGACGTGAAGGCGGCGGGCGTGAACTACCCCGACGCCCTGATGGTGCAAGGGCAGTATCAAGTGAAGCCGTCCTTGCCGTTCGTTCCCGGGGCGGAAGCGGCCGGGGTCGTCTCGGCGGTCGGGGAGAACGTGCGGCACGTCCGGGTCGGACAACGGGTCGCGGCCTTCACGGGCGCGGGCACCTTCGCCGAGAAGCTTCTCGCGCCCGCCGCCAACGTCCTGCCAATTCCGGACACCTTGACGTTCGAGGTCGCGGCGAGCCTCAGCCTCGCGTACGGAACGTCCATGCACGCTCTTTGCGACCGCGCGAAGCTTCAGTCCGGCGAGACGATGCTCGTTCTCGGCGCGGCGGGCGGCGTGGGGCTCGCCGCCGTGATGATCGGCAAGGCGATGGGCGCGCGGGTGATCGCGGCGGCCAGCACGCCCGAGAAACTCGCCGTCGCCGAGGCGCACGGCGCGGACGACGTCCTCGATTACTCCAAGGAAGACTTGCGAGCGAGACTCAAGGACCTCACGAACGGCCTCGGCCCGGACGTCATCTACGATCCCGTCGGCGCCGCGTACGCCGAACCCGCCTTCCGCTCCATCGCGTGGGGTGGGCGCTACCTCGTCGTGGGATTCGCGGGCGGCGACATTCCGAAGCTGCCCCTCAACTTGCCCCTGCTCAAAGGCGCGTCGCTCGTCGGCGTGTTTTGGGGTGAATTCGCGCGGCGCGATCCCGGCGGCAACGCGCGCAACATCACGCGGCTCGCCTCTTGGATCGCCGAGGGCAAGGTGCGTCCCGTCATCAGCGAGCGTTACCCGCTGGACAAGACGCCCGAGGCGCTGAGAGCCTTGCTGGAGCGCCGCGTCGTCGGCAAGGTCGTCGTGACGCCCTGA
- a CDS encoding quinone oxidoreductase family protein, whose translation MRAIRIHTPGDASHLSLDDMDVPTPKPGEARIRVAFAGLNFIDVYHRSGTYKLPLPAVIGSEGAGVVDAVGDGVTEVRPGQRVAWATSVGAYAEFAVVPAWKLAPIPEGVTDEIAAAVMLQGMTAHYLARSTYPLKEGDTALVHAAAGGVGQLLVQIAAKLGASVIATVGSEEKAEIARGLGARHVILYREQDFVAQTKRVTQERGVDVVYDSVGRDTFLKGFDVLRPRGLMCLYGASSGPVEPFDPQLLNAKGSVFVTRPTLGHYIATREELMGRASELFEWIQRGELKVTVDRVFGLAEAPEAHGYMEARRTKGKVLLEVAARNT comes from the coding sequence ATGAGGGCCATTCGAATCCACACGCCCGGCGACGCCTCGCACCTCTCGCTCGACGACATGGACGTGCCGACGCCGAAACCGGGAGAGGCGAGGATACGCGTGGCGTTTGCAGGGCTGAACTTCATCGACGTGTACCACCGCTCGGGCACGTACAAGCTGCCCCTTCCGGCCGTCATCGGAAGCGAAGGCGCCGGAGTGGTGGACGCGGTCGGCGACGGCGTGACGGAGGTGCGTCCGGGTCAGCGGGTCGCGTGGGCGACGAGCGTCGGAGCGTACGCGGAGTTCGCGGTCGTGCCCGCGTGGAAGCTCGCCCCGATTCCCGAAGGCGTGACGGACGAGATCGCGGCGGCCGTGATGCTGCAGGGCATGACCGCTCACTATCTGGCGCGCAGCACGTATCCCCTCAAGGAGGGCGACACGGCGCTCGTGCACGCGGCGGCGGGCGGAGTGGGGCAGTTGCTCGTGCAAATCGCCGCCAAGCTCGGCGCGAGCGTGATCGCCACGGTGGGAAGCGAGGAGAAAGCCGAGATCGCGCGAGGCCTGGGAGCGCGACACGTCATTCTCTACCGCGAGCAGGACTTCGTGGCGCAGACGAAGCGCGTCACGCAGGAAAGAGGCGTGGACGTCGTATACGACAGCGTCGGGCGCGACACCTTCTTGAAAGGCTTCGACGTGCTTCGCCCGCGCGGCCTGATGTGCCTGTACGGAGCGAGCAGCGGACCGGTCGAGCCGTTCGATCCGCAGTTGCTCAACGCGAAAGGCAGCGTGTTCGTCACGCGTCCCACCTTGGGTCACTACATCGCGACGCGCGAGGAGCTCATGGGCCGGGCGAGCGAGTTGTTCGAGTGGATTCAGCGCGGCGAACTGAAGGTGACGGTCGACCGAGTGTTCGGCCTCGCCGAGGCGCCCGAAGCGCACGGGTACATGGAGGCGCGCCGCACGAAGGGCAAGGTGCTCCTCGAAGTCGCGGCGCGAAACACGTAG